A stretch of the Geovibrio thiophilus genome encodes the following:
- a CDS encoding B12-binding domain-containing radical SAM protein has product MNIVLINMNQLDTLHSTNTIPILQGYIAAYLKKHNHDVLIVDDLKDASLSLESLNKLMQEFRPKVIGFTGYHYLMERIRFFARFIKEYYPETKLILGGPQALFLPVDGLMELYDFDIICNRGEGELTTLKIAEALENGNTLHNVPGILFKDNNEIIATKQPSCLPQNLDLYPSPYTNQIIDLSMKKSACIFTSRGCEHFCNFCVTPLFNHRNIRFHSVEHVLEEMSYLEAVGMENLWIGDPNFTAYKDRTIELLEQKIKRGIKIPFWCQTRVDMVDNELLKLMQRAGLYCIGFGLESGTDKILSNMCKDVSLSKFHEIVTFTQSLSVKVELFSMYGQPGETYEDAIKTISTVRGYGIPIYANSCAQQLQLVYGSVYGRNPGKYGFKTATKHIPRYLSFWHEYETDCLTRSDIKKIQATWTLYNAETDFNVKNCMNIFHTIDFILEHKDILKEEKRFYEYWIHLGALLEDKEIIMQCINDFRQNISADKKELKKLLRHAELYSVSGVVQNSSRVIIFCQYAGQYLPEKHYLKPGLNELRHNFPKEYLKGMKVKDSIKVSLDDRSDVSVIITIIGIFNKVKIKDVKQLSGDHLWHNYSFINHEVFEKSHNELLFFLTLKSIPYTHLARIPQKLLLLISFYSKMHKFYEIEKLYESMISTNSTHIVAETFGDILSYADKHHEAMQYYNKSHEIERVILKKAYSYMKLNKYNEAYNIIKNIDGKDDIIYWEIMLACLENLFPAKKEIIRNTSHKLMTLKVHKVIENNKCSVLDSKIK; this is encoded by the coding sequence ATGAACATTGTTTTGATTAATATGAACCAACTTGATACATTACATTCAACCAATACTATTCCTATTTTGCAAGGATACATAGCAGCATATCTCAAAAAACATAACCATGATGTTTTAATCGTTGACGATTTAAAAGATGCATCCCTATCGTTAGAAAGCCTAAACAAGTTAATGCAAGAATTTAGACCTAAAGTCATAGGATTCACCGGCTATCATTACTTGATGGAACGTATACGTTTTTTTGCACGTTTTATAAAAGAATATTATCCAGAAACAAAGTTGATATTAGGCGGACCACAAGCTCTTTTTCTCCCAGTGGATGGGCTTATGGAACTTTATGATTTTGACATAATCTGCAATAGAGGTGAAGGAGAGTTAACTACACTTAAGATTGCTGAAGCATTAGAGAATGGAAATACGCTCCATAACGTTCCTGGGATTTTGTTTAAAGACAACAATGAAATCATTGCCACCAAACAACCTAGTTGCTTACCTCAAAATCTTGATTTATACCCTTCGCCATATACTAATCAAATTATTGATTTAAGTATGAAAAAATCGGCTTGTATTTTTACATCCAGGGGGTGTGAACATTTTTGTAATTTTTGTGTTACTCCTTTATTTAATCATAGAAATATACGTTTTCACTCTGTAGAACATGTTTTAGAAGAAATGTCATATTTAGAAGCAGTAGGTATGGAAAATTTATGGATAGGCGATCCTAATTTTACAGCATACAAGGATCGAACAATTGAACTGTTGGAGCAAAAAATCAAAAGAGGTATAAAAATACCTTTTTGGTGCCAAACTAGAGTTGATATGGTTGATAATGAACTGTTGAAGCTGATGCAAAGAGCAGGTCTTTATTGCATAGGTTTCGGATTAGAATCAGGGACTGACAAAATACTTAGTAATATGTGTAAAGATGTGTCTTTATCTAAATTTCATGAAATTGTCACTTTTACACAATCACTGAGTGTAAAAGTTGAACTATTCTCTATGTATGGTCAACCTGGAGAAACTTATGAAGATGCAATAAAAACAATCAGTACCGTCAGAGGCTATGGAATACCTATATATGCAAATTCATGTGCTCAACAATTACAGTTAGTTTACGGATCTGTCTACGGGAGAAATCCTGGAAAATATGGTTTTAAGACTGCCACCAAACATATACCTCGCTATCTTTCTTTTTGGCACGAATACGAAACTGATTGTTTGACACGATCTGACATAAAGAAAATACAGGCTACTTGGACACTCTATAATGCAGAAACCGACTTTAATGTAAAAAACTGTATGAATATATTTCATACCATCGATTTTATCTTAGAACACAAAGATATTTTAAAAGAAGAAAAACGTTTTTATGAATACTGGATTCATTTAGGGGCACTACTTGAAGATAAAGAAATTATAATGCAGTGCATTAATGATTTCAGGCAGAATATTTCTGCTGATAAAAAAGAATTAAAAAAGCTACTGAGGCATGCGGAACTGTATTCAGTATCAGGTGTAGTGCAAAACAGTAGCCGTGTGATTATATTCTGTCAATATGCAGGTCAATATCTACCTGAAAAACATTATCTAAAACCAGGATTAAATGAACTCAGACATAATTTCCCAAAAGAATATTTGAAAGGGATGAAGGTAAAGGACTCAATAAAAGTTTCGTTGGACGATCGTTCTGATGTCAGTGTTATAATTACAATAATCGGAATATTTAATAAAGTTAAAATTAAAGATGTTAAGCAGCTCTCTGGGGATCATTTATGGCATAATTACAGTTTTATAAATCATGAAGTTTTTGAGAAGTCACATAATGAACTTCTTTTCTTTCTTACACTAAAAAGTATTCCTTACACTCATCTTGCTAGGATTCCCCAAAAATTACTTCTCCTGATTTCTTTCTACTCTAAAATGCATAAATTTTATGAAATTGAAAAACTTTATGAAAGTATGATTAGCACTAATTCAACTCATATAGTTGCAGAAACATTTGGCGACATTCTTTCATATGCTGATAAGCATCATGAGGCAATGCAGTACTATAATAAGTCACATGAAATAGAACGTGTTATACTAAAAAAAGCTTATTCATATATGAAACTAAACAAGTATAATGAAGCATACAATATAATAAAAAATATTGACGGAAAAGATGATATAATTTATTGGGAGATTATGCTTGCGTGTTTAGAAAATCTTTTTCCTGCAAAAAAAGAAATAATCAGAAATACAAGCCATAAATTGATGACTCTGAAAGTTCATAAGGTTATTGAAAACAATAAGTGTTCTGTCTTAGATTCAAAAATTAAGTAA
- a CDS encoding 4Fe-4S dicluster domain-containing protein, with the protein MSQWGFYFDQTRCVGCNACALACKCWNDDRRGDYKINSDPMNPNTDWYSSGTYVVDINEMDNKSFYLNSEGETNFEQNRKYYMKEDWRRVNSNERAFPYSLQFTSVACNHCTNPACVAACPMGIIYKEESHGIVLVNNDTCISCGSCKEACPWGAPQFYAPNFSQYGLDDPTRPRMTKCTLCLDRIKEGLKPACVAACINRALDAGPVDELRAKWASAGKSVVEYTQMPNEDFASSSGIEPNIIFVKK; encoded by the coding sequence ATGAGCCAGTGGGGATTTTATTTTGATCAGACTAGATGTGTCGGCTGTAATGCTTGTGCGCTTGCATGTAAATGCTGGAATGACGACAGGCGTGGCGATTATAAGATAAATAGTGATCCTATGAACCCAAATACTGACTGGTATAGTTCGGGCACTTATGTTGTCGATATTAATGAAATGGACAATAAATCTTTCTATCTTAACAGTGAAGGAGAAACAAATTTTGAACAAAACAGAAAATACTATATGAAAGAAGACTGGCGGAGGGTGAATTCCAACGAAAGAGCTTTTCCTTATTCGTTGCAATTTACTTCAGTTGCCTGTAACCACTGTACAAACCCTGCTTGTGTTGCCGCTTGTCCAATGGGTATTATATACAAAGAAGAATCTCATGGTATTGTTCTTGTAAACAATGATACTTGTATTTCGTGTGGCAGCTGTAAAGAAGCATGTCCATGGGGCGCACCACAGTTTTATGCACCTAATTTTAGTCAGTATGGCTTGGATGACCCCACCAGACCAAGAATGACAAAATGTACGTTATGTCTGGACAGAATCAAAGAAGGGCTTAAACCGGCATGTGTCGCCGCTTGTATTAACAGAGCTTTAGATGCTGGTCCTGTTGATGAGCTGAGAGCAAAATGGGCTAGTGCTGGTAAGAGTGTTGTAGAGTATACTCAAATGCCAAATGAAGACTTTGCTAGCAGTAGTGGAATCGAACCCAATATCATTTTTGTTAAAAAATAG
- a CDS encoding molybdopterin-containing oxidoreductase family protein — MSLKDKLTEKQITRRSFMKWAGALSTTAALFGCGGSGGPDEYGSVVTNQDSFEFDNELTAVMGTHPHNCGGRCPFKFYVKDFGTPKAKIVKLTSAGDIPREDSLDKDESIEFVQTRACVRGYAQIKRTYSPDRLKYPLVQTKERGDVTGFKRVTWDEALERVADMISEVHSRYATGELPYVPMVAGPPNGLHNTMMFAGMPFMGFAEGAGSALSQYLGPTILPTGAPSFENMLFASVGSVGLLPGLAGGNSVYNYKHSDFIIQWGADPAVKEPNKTFFLTKAKEAGVPIVTIDAQYTDTASILSTGFPEYDLPQFIQVRPQTDSAIAVAMAYIIYKNGWHNDDFIKTNCFGFYPTQDAGNDSAGNPFPFVEAPKHPGYVMHKLDFSFTKQLNNNQHPLADANLYNQEIHVPTGMSFVEYLDKLGVDKAVELGIPDNQDAVVTWASQLSGVEKTTIINLADAFAHAGDVFLENGNNGGQKTNNGMHNVWMMICLAAMCGHTIKKGGNLGVNSSDGESNPVTFPGGIMYPQLGKGTTYPFIAVDANKFVDLVITGRDGRNKEQFYKDVKYVSEVDLGSPETAKLEVDMVLGSYHITNSFNTCPNTNKAVNIFTQKEGSHYKIKHYVMYEQFMTPTAAYADVILPACSHHEKPFFTSGEATYFQNKLVEPMYDTRSDVDIDIELAKKLSAKGIPISYGKDGKTDEELCKEAWETAEVPADIEKPTFEKVKITGKIQKEIDTDNIPNPMEVLMNYLPYTTETGKIQFFSPFYYYRDKCDLSTQEGAYRIEPRAMYVEPYQGYDKIMKKENTGVKGIEYTMQFTTKHARNRAHTVYDNVSVIRDKFDYPKRAIMNPSDAYKRGIKDGDEVYIFNDWGCIKVGVGISPTINEGVVSLPHGVWYRKGSETYEAWYDIDLGNSVETKTVETVDYYKHIVHVDIGGCENTLTHDKDFGSPKDPLCGQVGDNHFNGNLCEVSKVHPDRR, encoded by the coding sequence ATGAGTCTTAAAGATAAACTTACGGAAAAACAGATCACTCGCAGATCGTTTATGAAATGGGCTGGAGCCTTGAGTACTACTGCTGCTCTTTTTGGATGTGGCGGTTCCGGCGGACCAGATGAGTATGGTTCTGTTGTTACAAATCAAGATAGTTTTGAATTTGATAATGAGCTTACAGCAGTAATGGGAACACACCCACACAACTGTGGAGGAAGATGCCCGTTTAAGTTCTATGTAAAGGATTTTGGAACACCAAAGGCAAAAATCGTAAAGCTCACTTCTGCGGGAGACATACCCAGGGAAGATTCACTTGATAAAGATGAATCTATTGAGTTTGTGCAAACAAGAGCATGTGTAAGAGGCTATGCACAGATTAAAAGAACTTATTCACCTGACAGGCTGAAATACCCGCTTGTCCAAACAAAAGAACGAGGAGATGTTACTGGTTTTAAAAGAGTAACCTGGGATGAAGCGCTTGAGCGAGTGGCAGACATGATTTCTGAAGTACACTCCAGATATGCAACAGGTGAACTACCTTATGTTCCTATGGTTGCTGGTCCTCCAAATGGGCTACACAATACGATGATGTTTGCGGGTATGCCTTTTATGGGTTTTGCAGAGGGCGCAGGTTCTGCTTTATCTCAGTATCTTGGTCCTACAATACTTCCGACAGGTGCTCCTTCATTTGAAAATATGCTTTTTGCATCTGTAGGTTCTGTTGGTCTATTACCAGGACTAGCAGGTGGTAACTCTGTGTATAACTATAAACATTCTGATTTCATCATACAGTGGGGGGCCGATCCAGCTGTAAAAGAACCTAATAAAACTTTTTTTCTGACTAAAGCTAAAGAAGCTGGTGTACCAATAGTTACTATAGACGCACAATATACAGACACCGCTTCAATTCTTTCTACTGGGTTTCCTGAGTACGATCTCCCCCAGTTTATTCAGGTAAGACCGCAGACTGATTCTGCAATAGCAGTTGCAATGGCCTATATCATTTACAAAAATGGATGGCATAATGATGATTTTATAAAAACCAATTGTTTTGGGTTCTATCCGACACAAGATGCAGGCAATGACAGTGCTGGAAATCCTTTTCCTTTTGTTGAAGCGCCTAAACATCCAGGTTACGTTATGCATAAATTAGACTTCTCATTTACAAAACAACTTAATAATAACCAGCATCCTTTAGCTGATGCAAATTTATACAATCAGGAGATTCATGTCCCTACAGGAATGTCATTTGTTGAGTATCTAGATAAACTGGGCGTTGACAAAGCAGTAGAATTAGGTATTCCTGACAACCAAGATGCTGTTGTAACATGGGCCTCTCAACTATCTGGTGTAGAGAAAACTACAATAATAAATCTAGCAGATGCTTTTGCACATGCAGGAGATGTCTTTCTGGAAAATGGAAATAATGGTGGTCAGAAAACAAATAACGGCATGCATAATGTATGGATGATGATATGTCTCGCTGCAATGTGCGGTCATACTATTAAAAAGGGCGGTAACCTCGGAGTTAACTCAAGTGATGGAGAATCAAACCCTGTGACATTCCCTGGAGGTATTATGTACCCACAGCTTGGGAAGGGGACAACTTATCCATTTATTGCTGTGGATGCAAATAAGTTTGTTGACCTTGTTATTACAGGCAGGGATGGAAGAAATAAGGAACAATTTTACAAAGATGTTAAATACGTTTCTGAAGTTGATCTCGGTTCTCCTGAAACTGCTAAACTTGAAGTGGACATGGTGTTAGGTTCCTATCATATCACCAATTCATTTAATACATGTCCAAATACAAACAAAGCAGTAAATATTTTTACACAAAAAGAAGGCAGCCACTATAAAATTAAGCATTACGTTATGTATGAACAGTTTATGACACCTACAGCTGCTTATGCAGATGTGATATTACCTGCCTGTTCACACCATGAAAAACCTTTTTTCACTAGCGGGGAAGCTACATATTTTCAAAATAAGCTTGTTGAACCTATGTACGATACCAGATCAGATGTAGATATAGACATTGAACTCGCTAAAAAACTTAGTGCTAAAGGTATTCCAATTTCTTACGGCAAAGATGGCAAAACAGATGAAGAACTTTGCAAGGAAGCTTGGGAGACAGCAGAAGTACCAGCAGATATTGAAAAGCCTACATTTGAAAAAGTAAAGATTACTGGTAAAATTCAAAAAGAAATTGATACTGATAACATCCCCAACCCTATGGAAGTTTTGATGAATTATCTACCCTATACGACTGAGACAGGAAAGATCCAATTCTTTTCACCGTTCTATTACTATAGAGACAAGTGTGATCTAAGCACCCAAGAGGGCGCCTATAGGATAGAACCAAGAGCAATGTATGTGGAGCCTTACCAAGGTTATGACAAAATAATGAAAAAAGAAAATACGGGCGTTAAAGGTATTGAGTATACGATGCAGTTTACAACAAAACATGCAAGAAATAGGGCTCACACTGTTTATGACAATGTTTCAGTAATACGCGACAAGTTTGACTACCCTAAACGTGCAATTATGAATCCAAGTGATGCTTATAAAAGAGGTATCAAGGATGGAGACGAGGTTTACATATTTAATGACTGGGGCTGCATAAAAGTAGGAGTGGGGATTTCTCCTACGATAAATGAAGGTGTTGTGAGTCTGCCACATGGAGTGTGGTACAGGAAAGGAAGTGAAACTTACGAAGCTTGGTATGACATAGACTTGGGGAATTCAGTAGAAACCAAAACTGTAGAAACAGTAGATTATTATAAACATATTGTCCATGTCGATATTGGTGGTTGTGAAAACACTTTAACTCATGACAAAGACTTCGGCAGTCCTAAAGATCCGCTGTGTGGACAGGTTGGAGATAATCATTTTAACGGTAATCTTTGTGAAGTTAGCAAAGTTCATCCTGATAGGAGGTAA